CCAGTTGGTAGCGAAAAAATCCCATCGAAATTCTTGCAACCGCGGGGACGGCGGCGAAAGTGAGCGCGTCAGTCATTCGCGATCTTATCCGCCAAACTGCAATCCGCCCACTGCCGAGCCGCAAGAAGCACCAAACTCTCAAAATCCACCCGGTGACCGTACAAACGGAATTGGAAAACATCGCGCCCTCGAAACTCTCGGTGGGCGGAGTCAGCAAGCGCTTTCGCACCAAACGCGCCGAGGTGCACGCGCTTGACCGGGTGTCGCTCGAAGTCGCCGAGGGCGAGTTCGTCTGCTTGGTCGGCCCGAGCGGTTGCGGCAAGAGCACGCTGCTCAACATCATCGCCGGCCTCGACAGCGCCGACGAAGGCTCGGTATCGGCCGACGGCCAGCCCATCCGCGGACCGGGCCGCGACCGCATGGTGATGTTTCAGGAGCACGCCTTGTTCCCGTGGCTCGACGTGCTCGGCAACGTGATGTTCGGCCTCAAGCTCAAGCCCGGCCTCAACAACAAGGAGCGCGAGGAGGTGGCGAAATATTACCTGCACCTCGTGGACCTCGACAGTTTCCTGCACGCAAACATCCATGAGCTTTCCGGCGGCATGAAGCAGCGCGTGGCGCTCGCCCGCGCCCTTGCGCCGAACCCGAAGGTGCTGCTCATGGACGAGCCGTTCGCCGCGCTCGACGCGCTCACCCGCGAGCAGCTTTACGGCGACATCCAGCGCATCTGGGAACAGCGCAAGAAGACGATCGTGTTTGTCACGCACAACGTCCGCGAGGCCGTCTGCCTCGGCGACCGCGTGGCGCTTTTTTCGCCGCATCCCGGACGCATCCGCCAGGAGTTCGCCATCGACCTGCCGCGTCCGCGCGACATCAACAGCGTGGGCCTCGCCACGCGCTCCAGCGAAATCATGAAGGCGCTCAAGGGCTACATCGGCTCGACCGAAACGGAGGTGGCCGAATGAAACGCATCGTCACCGCCACCCTCTTTTTCGCGGCGCTGCTCGTCGGATGGGAAATCATCAAGCGCGCGGGCATCGATTCGTTGCGGCTCATGCCTTCGACGCTCGATGTCGCCCGTTATCTCGCCGGCGTGCTCGCGGACGGCACGCTCGCCTCGGCGTCGTTCGTCACGGTAAAGCGCCTGCTGCTCGGCTACGCCAGCGGCATCGTCATCGGCCTGCCGCTCGGGCTGCTCACGGCGCGCTTCAAGGTCTGCCAGGACACCATCGGGCTGCTCGCGCTCGGCCTGCAAACGCTGCCCAGCGTGTGCTGGGTGCCGATCGCGCTGCTGTCATTCGGCCAGACGGAGTCGGCGATGTTTTTCATCGTGGTGATGGGCACGCTCTGGTCGGTCATCATCGCGACCGACACGGGCGTGCGCACCATCCCGCCGATTTACGCGCGCGCGGCGCGCACGATGGGTTCGCACGGCCTGCATACCTGGATGAAGGTGATGCTGCCGGCGTCGCTGCCGTTCGTGGTGAGCGGCATGAAACAGGGCTGGGCCTTTGCGTGGCGCTCGCTCATGGCGGCGGAGATTTTTGTGACCATCCTGACCGGCTTCGGCCTCGGGCAGCTCCTGCACTACGGACGCGAACTCAATGCGATGGACCAAGTCGTCGGCGTGATGCTGGTGATCGTGGTGATCGGGTTGCTGGCGGACAAAATCATGTTCGCGCCCGCCGAGCGTTTTCTCCACCGCCGCTGGGGGACGCAGGGGAAGTGAAGTAACAAGTGACAAGTGGCAAGTAACAAGAACCAGCGCAGCCTCGCACCCGGCTTCTTGTTACTTGCCACTTGTCACTTGTTACTTTCTACCCGGCATCACTCGCTTTCGCGCCAGTCGATCAGCTCGAGCTGGAGGAGCTTGCGGTCGTTGTAATAGTTCCAGGCAATCTCCACGGCCATGTCGATCGGCACGCCGACGGGCGGGATGTTGTCGGCCATCTTCCATGCCACGCCAAAAAGACGCCGCCCTGTGCCATCGTCGAAATTGAAACGAAAATGCTGCCCGCGGAAGATGTCGGGGCGTTGCTGGAGCGTGACGCGGCGGATGCCGAAAACGGGCTCGGAGTTGCCCTGGCCGAAGGGATGCAGCGCGCAGATGTCGCCCATCAGGCGCTCGCCGATTTCGCGCGGGGTGATCCAGGTGGCGATGTCGAGCGTGGGGCCGTTGAGGCCGCCGCCCGTATGGTTGCGGATGGATTCGACGAAGCGGGCGCGGAAGTCGTCGATGTGGCATTGGGCGAGCGACACGCCGATGGCCATGGGATGGCCGCCCCAGCTGAGGAGGTGTTCGCAGCAGGTGCCGAGCACTTCGACAAGGCTCACGCCATCCACGCTGCGACCCGAGCCCTTGGCCTGCTCGCCTTCGTTGCCGAGGACGATGCAGGGGCGGTTGTATTTGCGGGAGACGCGGCCGGCGACGATGCCGACGACGCCGGGATGCCAGCTTTCGCCATAGAGCACGATGCCGGGATCGGCGGCGTATTTTCCCTCGACGAGGCGCTCGGCCTCCTCGGTGATCTGGCGCTCGATGTCCTGGCGCTCGCGGTTGAGTTCGTTGAGGCGCTGGGCGGTTTCGTTGCAGAAATCCGCGTCGTCGCTGAGCATGAGCTCGACGGAGAGGGAGGCGTCGTCGAGGCGTCCGCTGGCGTTGATGCGCGGTCCCAGCCGGAAGGAGACGTCGACGGGCATGATCTCGTTTTCGGGGCGCACGCCCGCGACTTGCATGAGCGCCTGGAGGCCGGGGCGGCGCGTGGTCTGGAGAATGCGCAGCCCCTGGCGGGCGAGAATGCGGTTTTCGCCGTGCAGCGGGACGAGGTCGGCGACGGTGCCGAGCGCGACGAGGTCGAGCGAGTCGCGGAGCTTGATCTCGAAGGCGGTCGGGTGGTTCTCGGCGCGGAGCTGCTTGAGCAGGCCGTGGGCGAGCTTGAAGACGAGGCCGACGGTGCAGAGGTCGCGCCAGGCGCCGTCGTCGCCGTTGTTGTGGACGTGGGGGTTGATGAGGATGGCCTGCCCGACGACTTCCTCCTTGGAGCGGTGGTGATCGACCACGATGACGTCGATGCCCTGGGCGCGGAGGTAGCCGATCTCGTCGTGGGAATTGGTGCCGCAGTCGAGGGCGACGAAGAGCGAGGGTTTCCCCTGCTCAAGGGCGCGGTCGATGGCGCTGCGCGAGAGCCCGTAGCCGTCCTCCATGCGGCGGGGAACGATGAAGCGCGGGTGCAGGCCGAAGCGGCGGAGAATGCTGACGAGGAGCGCGGTGGAGCTGACGCCATCGACATCGTAGTCGCCGAGCACGACGATGTCCTCGCGCCCGGCGATGGCGGCGCGGAGGCGGTCGGCCGCGGCGACTACATTGTGGACGAGGAACGGGTCGCTCAGCTCGCTGAGCGCGGGGTGGAGAAATTTGGCGGCGCGCGCGGCGTCGGCGAGGCCGGCGCGCAGGAGAAGTTCCGCGAGCACGGGGCTCACGCTGGCGCCACGACTGAGCGCATCGACTTCCCCGGGGGGAAACGGTTGGTATATCCAGCGCATGGCTCGAATGCGGAATGCGGATTTCGGAACACGGAATGGGGGCGCTTTCACGCCGGCTGCAAACGGGCGCGGAGGCGCCCGCCGTTAATTCCGCAATCCGCAATCCTAATTCCGCATTGGTTTTACTCGGAGGCCTTGCTGGCGCCCTGCCACTCGTAGGTGGGGCGCACGTCCTGGTGTTTCTCGACGCGCTTGCGGTCGCCTTTGTGCCACCAATAGAAGACTTGGGAGGCGATGAAGATGGCCGAGAAGGTGGAGGTGAGAACGCCCATCGTGAAGGTGAACGCGATGTCCTTGAGCACGCCGGTGCCCCAGATCCAGAGCGAGGCGGAGGCCAGGAAGGTCGTGGTCGCCGTCATGATCGTGCGGGCAAAGACCTTGCTGATGGCGTTGTTGACCACGTCGCGCAGGGAGGTGTTGGGATTGAGGCGGAGTTCCTCGCGGATGCGGTCGAAGACCACCACGGTCTCGTTGATCGAGTAACCCGCGATGGCGAGGATCGCAGCCACCATCGGCGCCGAGAAATGGTGCCCGGTCAGCACGAAGAGGCCGATGGCCATCAGGATGTCGTGGAACGAGGAGAACATCGCGCCGATGCCGAAGCCGAACTCGAAGCGGAAGGCGATGTAGAGCAGGATGACGCCCATCGAGGCGAGGACCGCGACGAGGGCGTTGTAGAGGATTTCGTCGCCGATGGTCTTGCCGATGACGCTGGTGCCGAGGTTGACGAAGCCGGCCTGCGGGAAGGCTTTTTGCAGGGCGGCGAAGAGCGCGTCGGACTTGCCGGTCTCGGTTTCGATGCGGAGCATTTCCTGGCTGCCGCCGATGGCGCTGATGTAGGCGGGGACGACTTCGCCGAGGTTGCCGGCGGCGGCGACTTCGCGGATTTTGCCGGTGTCGATTTGCTCCTTGTATTGGAGGGTGATCGCGTCGCCGCCCCTGAAGTCGATGCCGTAGATGTTGTTGCCTTTGTAGATGACGACGGCGAGGCCGGCGAACACCACGATCCACGAGGCGATGAAGGCGGGCTTGCCGAAGCGCACCCAGTCCACGTGGAGGTTTTTCAGCATGCGGCGCATGGTGAATTTCTTTACGAGGCCGGAGGTGAACATCCATTCGAGCGTGAGATGGGCGACCACGAGCACGGAGAACAGGGTGGAGATGACGCCGATGCAGAGCGTGACGCCGAAGCCCTTGATCGGGCCGGTGCCGAGGAAGATCATGATCGCGCAGACGATGAGCTGCACGAAGTGCGCGTCGAGGATGGTCCAGAGGGCTTTCATGAAGCCGTTCTGGTTGGCCGAGGCGAGGGATTTGCCTTCGGCGAGCTCTTCGCGCATGCGCTCGTAGATGAGGATGTTCGCGTCCACCGCCATGCCGATGGTGAGCACGATGCCGGCGAGGCCGGGCAGCGTGAGGGTGGCGCCGAGGCGGGCCATGAAGCCGAAGATGATGATGACGTTGATCGCGAGCGTGCAGACGGCGACAAAGCCGCCCGTGGTGTAAAAGGTGACCATGAACGCGGCGACGAGCGCGGTGCCGATGATCGAGGCGCGCACACCGCTGTCCACGGCGTCCTGCGCGAGCGAGGGGCCGACCTCGTATTGCTCCATGACGACCATGGGGACGTCGAGCGGGTTGTTGAGGACGTTGGCGAGGTTCTGGGCCTCGCGGTCGGTGAAGCTGCCGGTGATCTGGGCGGTGGGGCTGTTGATTTCCTCGCGGACGGTCGGGGCGGAGTAGAGTTTGCCGTCGAGCACGATGGCGAGGCGTCCGTAGGGGAGGTTGTTGGATTGCGCGTTTTCGACGATGGAGCGGGTGACCTGGGCGAAACGGGAGCGGCCCTCGTCGGTGAATTGCAGGATGATCTCGGGCTTGCCGTATTGGTCGGGGCGGGCGAAGGCCTGTTTCATGATTTTGCCGTCGGCCTCGGGCACGCGCTTGATGTAGATTTCCTCGACGTGCGTGCCGGAGCGGGAATCCTCCTCCAGCGTCATGCGTTCAAAACCGACCGGGGTCTGTCCGCCGGTCATCGCGGGCGTGAGCGTGGGATGGACGATGCGGAACTGGAGCAGGGCGGGTTTCTGGAGGCTGTCGATGACGTCGGGGTTGTCCTTGGTGTTGACGCCGGGGAGCTGGACTTCGAGGCGGCTGTCGCCGACCGGGCGGATGATGGGCTCGGTGACGCCGAAGGCGTTGATACGGCTGCCGATGATGTCGATGGCCTTCGTGAGCTTTTCCTTGCGCTCGTCGGAGCGCATGTTTTCGAGCGCGGAGGGGGCGATCTCGAGGGTGAAGGCGACGCCGCCCTTGAGGTCGAGGCCGAGCTGGAGGCGGGCCTTGGATTCCTTGAGCAGGTGGTCGAGGAGGATGGCGTTTTTCTTCTCGATGTTTTTCACGTCCCCGAGGTTGAGTTTCGGGAAGTGGCTTTCCGTGAGGTCGATTTTGCGCTCGGCGGCGAGTTGCTTGAGGGCGATGAACGCGCTGGGCGCCTGATGGGCGTCCCTGCGGGCGACGGCCTCCTTGAGCAGCGCATCGAATTCGGACTGCTTGGCCTGGGCCTCGACTTTTACGAAGTCCACAAATTCCCGGTCTTTCAGCGGGAACATTGAGTATGCAAAAAAGACCACCACAGCGATGCTGAGGAGGACTTTCCAGAAGTTGCGTTTAGGCATGTGTTATTTGGGTTTAAAAAGTGTTGCGGAGCGGGGGCGTTGGGACGGCGGCATGGGACGCCGCAAAGTGAATCGGAGCGGATGATTCGTCCCGGTGGTCGCCGTCCTTTTGCGGTCGCGTGGTCGCTGGGGTTTCCTTTTTCTTCCGCGATGACACGCGGGGCTTACTTCTTTTCCTCGCCGCCGCTCTTTTTGGCAACGACGCTGGTGATGTAGCCCTTGCCCACCTCGATCTTGGTGTTGTCGGAGATGCGGATGACGAAGCGGTCGTCCTTCTTGGCCGTGATGTGGCCGTAGATGCCGCCGGCGGTGATGACCTCGTCGCCGGCATCGAGCGAGGCGAGCATCTGCTGATGCTGCTTCTGCTTTTTGCGCTGGGGCGCGATCATGAGAAAATACATCGCCACGAAAATCAGGATGAAGGGGAGAAAGGACATGAGGCTGGCGCCGGAACGGCCACCTTCGGCCGGGGCGGTCTGGGCCAGAAAAAGCAGTGAACTGTCGAGCAGAGCGGATATTTTCATCGTTGCGTGTTGTCGGTTTTGGAAAAAGAAACGAGAACTTAACTCCGTCCGGGAAACAAATAGCAAGCAAACAGTCCACATTCCTCACCGCCTTGAAAAATAAAAACACCGCCGCATGGTCGGCTGCAAAATCCGAGGAGCATTACGGTTTCAAACGCTGGGGCCACGGCCACTTCGAGGTTGATGACGAGGGCTTTGTCGAGGTGCGCCCCGTGCCCGACGGCACCGAGATACGCATCATGGACGTGGTGGACGAGGCCCGGGACATGGGGCTGCGCGCGCCGATGGTGGTGCGGTTTCAGGATCTGCTGCGCCACCGGGTGGAGCGCCTGAACAAGGTTTTTCGCCAAGCCATCAAGGATGAGGGCTACAAGGGCGAATACCGCGGCGTCTTCCCCATCAAGGTCAACCAGCTCCGCGAGGTCGTGGACGAAATCCTCGCCGCCGGCAAGGACTACCATCACGGCCTCGAGGCCGGATCGAAACCCGAGCTCATGATCGCGCTGGCCATGCACGACAACAACCAGCGCCTCA
This genomic stretch from Termitidicoccus mucosus harbors:
- the recJ gene encoding single-stranded-DNA-specific exonuclease RecJ, with the translated sequence MRWIYQPFPPGEVDALSRGASVSPVLAELLLRAGLADAARAAKFLHPALSELSDPFLVHNVVAAADRLRAAIAGREDIVVLGDYDVDGVSSTALLVSILRRFGLHPRFIVPRRMEDGYGLSRSAIDRALEQGKPSLFVALDCGTNSHDEIGYLRAQGIDVIVVDHHRSKEEVVGQAILINPHVHNNGDDGAWRDLCTVGLVFKLAHGLLKQLRAENHPTAFEIKLRDSLDLVALGTVADLVPLHGENRILARQGLRILQTTRRPGLQALMQVAGVRPENEIMPVDVSFRLGPRINASGRLDDASLSVELMLSDDADFCNETAQRLNELNRERQDIERQITEEAERLVEGKYAADPGIVLYGESWHPGVVGIVAGRVSRKYNRPCIVLGNEGEQAKGSGRSVDGVSLVEVLGTCCEHLLSWGGHPMAIGVSLAQCHIDDFRARFVESIRNHTGGGLNGPTLDIATWITPREIGERLMGDICALHPFGQGNSEPVFGIRRVTLQQRPDIFRGQHFRFNFDDGTGRRLFGVAWKMADNIPPVGVPIDMAVEIAWNYYNDRKLLQLELIDWRESE
- a CDS encoding ABC transporter permease, coding for MKRIVTATLFFAALLVGWEIIKRAGIDSLRLMPSTLDVARYLAGVLADGTLASASFVTVKRLLLGYASGIVIGLPLGLLTARFKVCQDTIGLLALGLQTLPSVCWVPIALLSFGQTESAMFFIVVMGTLWSVIIATDTGVRTIPPIYARAARTMGSHGLHTWMKVMLPASLPFVVSGMKQGWAFAWRSLMAAEIFVTILTGFGLGQLLHYGRELNAMDQVVGVMLVIVVIGLLADKIMFAPAERFLHRRWGTQGK
- a CDS encoding protein translocase subunit SecDF; translation: MPKRNFWKVLLSIAVVVFFAYSMFPLKDREFVDFVKVEAQAKQSEFDALLKEAVARRDAHQAPSAFIALKQLAAERKIDLTESHFPKLNLGDVKNIEKKNAILLDHLLKESKARLQLGLDLKGGVAFTLEIAPSALENMRSDERKEKLTKAIDIIGSRINAFGVTEPIIRPVGDSRLEVQLPGVNTKDNPDVIDSLQKPALLQFRIVHPTLTPAMTGGQTPVGFERMTLEEDSRSGTHVEEIYIKRVPEADGKIMKQAFARPDQYGKPEIILQFTDEGRSRFAQVTRSIVENAQSNNLPYGRLAIVLDGKLYSAPTVREEINSPTAQITGSFTDREAQNLANVLNNPLDVPMVVMEQYEVGPSLAQDAVDSGVRASIIGTALVAAFMVTFYTTGGFVAVCTLAINVIIIFGFMARLGATLTLPGLAGIVLTIGMAVDANILIYERMREELAEGKSLASANQNGFMKALWTILDAHFVQLIVCAIMIFLGTGPIKGFGVTLCIGVISTLFSVLVVAHLTLEWMFTSGLVKKFTMRRMLKNLHVDWVRFGKPAFIASWIVVFAGLAVVIYKGNNIYGIDFRGGDAITLQYKEQIDTGKIREVAAAGNLGEVVPAYISAIGGSQEMLRIETETGKSDALFAALQKAFPQAGFVNLGTSVIGKTIGDEILYNALVAVLASMGVILLYIAFRFEFGFGIGAMFSSFHDILMAIGLFVLTGHHFSAPMVAAILAIAGYSINETVVVFDRIREELRLNPNTSLRDVVNNAISKVFARTIMTATTTFLASASLWIWGTGVLKDIAFTFTMGVLTSTFSAIFIASQVFYWWHKGDRKRVEKHQDVRPTYEWQGASKASE
- a CDS encoding ABC transporter ATP-binding protein → MTVQTELENIAPSKLSVGGVSKRFRTKRAEVHALDRVSLEVAEGEFVCLVGPSGCGKSTLLNIIAGLDSADEGSVSADGQPIRGPGRDRMVMFQEHALFPWLDVLGNVMFGLKLKPGLNNKEREEVAKYYLHLVDLDSFLHANIHELSGGMKQRVALARALAPNPKVLLMDEPFAALDALTREQLYGDIQRIWEQRKKTIVFVTHNVREAVCLGDRVALFSPHPGRIRQEFAIDLPRPRDINSVGLATRSSEIMKALKGYIGSTETEVAE
- the yajC gene encoding preprotein translocase subunit YajC translates to MKISALLDSSLLFLAQTAPAEGGRSGASLMSFLPFILIFVAMYFLMIAPQRKKQKQHQQMLASLDAGDEVITAGGIYGHITAKKDDRFVIRISDNTKIEVGKGYITSVVAKKSGGEEKK